One genomic window of Pagrus major chromosome 22, Pma_NU_1.0 includes the following:
- the slc30a2 gene encoding zinc transporter 2, producing MDNNAANSEKSQLIHEKNAKMYSLKLQSSFPDSKDPDFPFKNGGMAGAIELKRPVGAHCHGAKALVCEDSVDKLLAKKKLYIASAVCLVFMIGEVIGGYLAHSLAIMTDAAHLLTDFGSMMVSLFSLWISSRPPTKTMNFGWHRSEILGAFISVISIWIVTGALVYLAIERIVRNDYEIDGHVMLVTSGCAVIVNIIMAYILHHSTTFHAHGSGYHQIDEDGHSPVSHGHSHTLLSGHGNTSVRAAFIHVVGDLLQSIGVLVAAIIIYFRPEYKVADPICTFLFSVFVLCTTVTILRDVFRILLEGSPKGIEFNSVKEVLLSVKAVKSMHCLHLWALTLGQALVSVHLAIEEGADAQSVLQEATDLLHTKFGFYSITIQVELYSEDMSHCSHCQDPSD from the exons CTCCTTCCCAGACTCCAAAGATCCCGACTTCCCTTTTAAAAACGGAGGCATGGCCGGCGCCATTGAGCTGAAACGACCCGTCGGTGCCCACTGCCACGGTGCCAAAGCCCTGGTGTGTGAGGACAGTGTGGACAAGCTGTTGGCCAAGAAGAAACTCTACATCGCTTCAGCCGTCTGCCTCGTCTTCATGATTGGCGAAGTCATAG GAGGCTACCTGGCTCACAGCCTGGCTATCATGACTGACGCAGCCCACCTCCTGACAGACTTTGGCAGTATGATGGTGAGCCTGTTCTCCCTGTGGATCTCCTCCAGACCGCCCACCAAAACCATGAACTTTGGTTGGCACAGATCAG AGATCCTCGGGGCGTTCATCTCAGTCATCTCCATCTGGATTGTCACGGGGGCTCTGGTCTATTTAGCCATCGAGAGGATCGTACGCAACGACTACGAGATCGATGGCCACGTAATGTTGGTCACCTCCGGGTGTGCCGTCATCGTCAATATAAT CATGGCCTACATCCTCCATCACTCCACCACCTTCCACGCCCACGGCAGCGGCTATCACCAGATTGACGAGGACGGCCACAGTCCCGTCTCTCACGGACACTCCCACACGCTCCTCAGCGGCCACGGCAACACGAGCGTCCGCGCCGCCTTCATCCACGTGGTGGGAGACCTGCTGCAGAGCATCGGCGTCTTGGTGGCGGCGATCATCATCTACTTTCGG CCCGAGTATAAAGTTGCAGATCCCATTTGTACGTTCCTGTTCTCGGTCTTCGTCCTCTGCACCACCGTCACCATCCTCAGAGACGTCTTTAGGATACTCTTAGAAG GGTCTCCTAAAGGAATAGAGTTTAACTCTGTGAAGGaggtgctgctgtctgtgaagGCTGTGAAGTCTATGCACTGTCTGCACCTCTGGGCTCTGACTCTAGGCCAGGCTCTGGTCTCTGTTCACCTGGCCATCG AGGAGGGTGCTGACGCTCAGTCTGTGCTGCAGGAGGCCACTGATCTGCTCCACACCAAGTTTGGTTTCTACAGCATCACCATCCAGGTGGAGCTCTACTCTGAAGACATGAGCCACTGCTCCCACTGCCAGGACCCCAGTGACTGA